One genomic segment of Sorex araneus isolate mSorAra2 chromosome X, mSorAra2.pri, whole genome shotgun sequence includes these proteins:
- the LOC101537727 gene encoding 60S ribosomal protein L39-like, whose product MSSHKTFRIKRFLAKKLKQNRPIPQWIRMKTGNKIRYNSKRRHWRRTKLGP is encoded by the coding sequence ATGTCTTCCCACAAGACCTTCCGGATCAAGCGCTTCCTGGCCAAGAAACTGAAGCAGAATCGGCCTATTCCTCAGTGGATTCGGATGAAAACTGGTAACAAGATCAGGTACAACTCCAAGAGGCGGCACTGGAGGAGGACCAAGCTGGGTCCGTAA